One stretch of Pseudomonas azotoformans DNA includes these proteins:
- a CDS encoding TonB-dependent siderophore receptor: MSRLAPPLHPLALSVAMAFAAVPLLTVQSSYAEESSSALRRFSIPAGDLSQALNNLAEQAGLVLAFDAGLTRGKRSKGLSGQYDTDVALSQLLAGSGLQALKISADRYRLEAIPDNGGAMELQATTISGAYQAESPTGPVAGYVATRSLSGTKTDTALIETPQSISIVTKDQMRAQNAESLNQILRYSAAVIPETRGATASRLDQLTIRGFSPATYLDGLRMPSSRDALPQKDAFDLERVEVLRGPASVLYGQGTPSGVINMVSKRPLDTPFHEVGVEYGTFNKKRTTFDLSGPLDDQGVYSYRVAGLFDDADGQVEHTETRRQSLSSAFTWRPDDTTSLTLLGHFQKDPKGASYGSVPAWGSVLHSPTGRSIDVDFYDGEKNFEKSDREYYSIGWAFEHHFDDVWTVRQNARYLRSEGQYRSLYSNYLMADYRTIRRSTIASDVDLDAYTLDNQLQAKFDTGPLQHTLLMGLDYQNTSTDTKSGSGVYTAGPTLDIFNPVYGAAVPVPAYTTDGTSRSEQTGVYLQEQMKWDKWVLLLGGRYDWASTDNSTQTISTGAKSKSSLDSKAFTGRIGLVYLFDNGLAPYASYAESFNPQSGTGYGGSVFKPTEGKQYEIGIKYQPPGSNSFITAAIFDLRQTNVLTTDPDPTHLCGTGRCQSQDGEVQSRGFELEGKASLNDNLDITAAYAYLDNRISKSNNTVRYAPISDIGVGPAIAAEGTTTYGVPRHTASAWADYTFHDGHLKGFGAGAGTRYVGSSWGDTANTLKVPGYTLFDAAVHYDIPNITSLKDNLRLALNATNLANKEYVASCYSYSWCWYGSQRTVQASATYQW, encoded by the coding sequence ATGTCGCGCCTTGCTCCTCCCTTGCACCCACTGGCCCTGTCAGTGGCGATGGCTTTTGCCGCCGTACCGTTGCTGACCGTCCAGTCCTCCTATGCCGAAGAGAGCAGCAGCGCGTTGCGCCGTTTCTCGATCCCTGCCGGTGACCTGAGCCAGGCGCTCAACAACCTCGCCGAACAGGCGGGCCTGGTGCTGGCCTTCGATGCAGGCCTGACCCGGGGCAAACGCAGCAAGGGGTTGAGCGGGCAATACGACACTGACGTGGCACTGAGCCAATTGCTCGCCGGCAGCGGCCTGCAAGCCTTGAAGATTTCCGCCGACCGCTACCGCCTCGAAGCCATCCCGGATAACGGTGGGGCCATGGAACTGCAGGCCACCACCATCAGTGGCGCGTATCAGGCCGAAAGCCCGACCGGGCCGGTGGCCGGTTATGTGGCCACGCGCAGTTTGTCGGGGACCAAGACTGACACCGCGCTGATCGAAACCCCGCAGTCGATTTCCATCGTCACCAAAGACCAGATGCGTGCGCAAAACGCCGAGAGCCTCAACCAGATCCTGCGTTACAGCGCCGCCGTCATCCCGGAAACCCGTGGCGCCACTGCGTCGCGCCTTGACCAACTGACTATCCGCGGTTTCTCCCCGGCCACTTACCTCGATGGCCTGCGCATGCCGTCGAGCCGTGACGCGCTGCCGCAGAAAGACGCCTTTGACCTGGAACGCGTGGAAGTGCTGCGCGGCCCGGCGTCGGTGCTGTACGGCCAGGGCACGCCGAGCGGGGTGATCAACATGGTCAGCAAGCGCCCGTTGGATACGCCGTTTCATGAAGTCGGCGTGGAATACGGCACCTTCAACAAGAAGCGCACCACCTTCGACTTGAGCGGCCCGCTGGATGATCAGGGCGTGTATTCCTACCGCGTGGCCGGGCTTTTCGACGATGCCGATGGGCAAGTGGAACACACCGAGACGCGCCGTCAGTCATTGTCCAGCGCCTTTACCTGGCGCCCGGACGACACCACTTCGCTGACCCTGCTCGGGCATTTCCAGAAGGACCCCAAGGGTGCGTCCTATGGCTCGGTGCCGGCCTGGGGCTCGGTACTGCACAGCCCGACCGGGCGCAGCATCGATGTGGATTTCTACGATGGCGAGAAGAACTTCGAGAAAAGCGACCGCGAGTACTACTCCATCGGCTGGGCGTTCGAGCATCACTTCGATGACGTCTGGACCGTGCGCCAGAATGCACGTTACCTGCGCAGTGAAGGCCAGTACCGCAGCCTCTACAGCAACTACCTGATGGCGGATTACCGCACCATCCGCCGCTCGACCATCGCCAGCGATGTCGACCTGGATGCCTACACCCTCGACAATCAACTGCAGGCCAAATTCGACACCGGCCCGTTGCAGCACACTTTGTTGATGGGCCTCGACTACCAGAACACCAGCACCGACACCAAGTCCGGCTCCGGCGTGTACACCGCCGGCCCGACCCTGGATATTTTCAACCCGGTCTATGGCGCGGCTGTCCCGGTGCCGGCCTACACCACCGACGGCACTTCGCGCAGCGAACAGACCGGGGTGTACCTGCAAGAGCAGATGAAGTGGGATAAGTGGGTGCTGCTGCTGGGCGGTCGCTATGACTGGGCCAGCACCGATAACAGTACCCAGACCATCAGCACGGGGGCCAAGAGCAAGTCGTCCCTGGACAGCAAGGCGTTTACCGGTCGTATCGGCCTGGTCTACCTCTTCGACAATGGCCTTGCGCCGTATGCGAGTTATGCGGAGTCGTTCAACCCGCAATCGGGCACCGGCTACGGCGGTTCGGTGTTCAAGCCGACCGAAGGCAAGCAGTACGAAATCGGCATCAAGTACCAGCCGCCGGGCAGCAACAGCTTTATCACCGCGGCTATCTTCGACCTGCGTCAGACCAACGTGCTCACCACCGACCCGGACCCCACCCACCTGTGCGGCACCGGGCGCTGCCAGAGCCAGGACGGTGAAGTGCAATCCCGTGGCTTCGAGCTGGAAGGCAAGGCCAGCCTCAACGATAACCTCGACATCACAGCGGCCTACGCATACCTGGACAACCGCATCAGCAAATCCAACAACACTGTGCGCTATGCGCCCATCAGCGATATCGGCGTAGGCCCGGCCATCGCCGCCGAAGGCACCACCACCTACGGCGTGCCGCGCCACACCGCCTCGGCGTGGGCTGACTACACCTTCCACGACGGCCACCTCAAGGGCTTCGGCGCGGGTGCGGGCACGCGTTATGTCGGGTCTTCCTGGGGCGATACCGCCAACACCCTCAAGGTGCCGGGCTACACCTTGTTCGATGCGGCGGTGCACTACGACATCCCCAATATCACCAGCCTCAAGGACAACCTGCGCCTGGCGCTCAATGCCACCAACCTGGCGAATAAAGAGTATGTCGCGTCCTGCTACTCCTATTCGTGGTGCTGGTATGGCTCGCAGCGCACTGTGCAGGCGAGTGCAACCTACCAGTGGTGA